Proteins co-encoded in one Bremerella sp. TYQ1 genomic window:
- a CDS encoding M20 family metallopeptidase: protein MTAWQSRLSAEIDQLSDQLIDFRRNLHRNPEVSGEEFQTSLTLYQLLGDLGLSVRMGPDGRGVIADLDTFESDGTTAIALRGDIDALRIHDCKKVDYCSQVDGVMHACGHDAHTAVVLGAAQAVQALAKHNKLPWPIRARFIFQPAEEICTGARDMIKAGALEDVSAIMATHMEPSLPFGKVGFRKGELTANCEEVHIKIHGSSGHGARPYEANDPIAAAAQLVNTLYLALPRVTQTHEAVVISFGQIHGGSSPNVIPETVELQGTMRTLLPQTRLDTIRHIHRIADGIAMATQTEIEVSFDLGTAAVRNDSNMIDLLKENCVELLGLPSVHEIPRASMGGEDFAFYLDNLPGAMIRLGCATPGVDNWPLLHSTTFDIDERVLPFGANLLARSLIACFEPGSRWSTQLLQSRTTSHPDSASG, encoded by the coding sequence ATGACAGCCTGGCAATCGAGACTGAGTGCGGAGATCGACCAGCTAAGCGATCAACTCATCGATTTCCGCCGAAATCTACATCGCAATCCGGAAGTTTCCGGAGAAGAATTTCAGACCAGCCTGACTCTCTATCAGTTGTTAGGCGACTTAGGTCTAAGCGTCCGTATGGGGCCTGACGGACGAGGGGTGATCGCCGATCTCGACACCTTCGAAAGCGACGGCACCACCGCGATCGCGCTACGTGGCGATATAGACGCCCTGCGAATTCATGACTGCAAGAAGGTCGACTACTGCAGCCAAGTCGATGGCGTAATGCATGCTTGCGGTCACGACGCCCATACAGCCGTCGTATTAGGCGCCGCTCAAGCTGTGCAAGCATTGGCCAAACACAACAAACTTCCTTGGCCGATTCGTGCTCGGTTCATCTTTCAGCCAGCGGAAGAAATCTGCACTGGCGCACGCGACATGATAAAAGCTGGAGCACTGGAAGATGTCTCCGCGATTATGGCGACCCACATGGAGCCCAGCCTGCCGTTTGGCAAAGTTGGTTTCCGCAAAGGGGAACTCACAGCCAATTGCGAAGAGGTACATATCAAAATCCATGGCTCCAGTGGACATGGAGCTCGTCCCTATGAGGCCAACGATCCGATTGCCGCGGCGGCCCAGCTAGTCAACACACTTTACTTGGCGCTACCACGCGTTACCCAAACGCACGAAGCGGTCGTCATCAGCTTCGGGCAGATCCATGGCGGCTCGAGCCCCAACGTTATCCCGGAAACCGTCGAGCTCCAAGGGACGATGCGAACGCTGCTGCCGCAGACTCGACTCGATACGATTCGACATATTCACCGCATCGCCGATGGCATTGCCATGGCGACACAAACCGAGATTGAAGTCAGTTTCGATCTCGGCACCGCTGCGGTCCGTAACGATTCCAACATGATCGATCTGCTGAAAGAGAACTGCGTCGAACTGCTTGGCCTTCCTTCAGTTCACGAAATTCCAAGAGCCAGCATGGGAGGCGAAGACTTCGCTTTCTACCTCGACAATCTGCCGGGGGCGATGATTCGCTTAGGCTGCGCGACGCCGGGTGTCGACAACTGGCCCCTGCTGCATAGCACAACGTTTGACATCGACGAGCGTGTTCTTCCCTTTGGAGCGAATCTTCTGGCCCGCAGCCTGATCGCCTGTTTCGAGCCAGGATCGCGGTGGAGCACGCAACTCTTACAGTCTCGGACGACCTCTCACCCCGATTCGGCTTCAGGTTAG
- a CDS encoding MqnA/MqnD/SBP family protein: MAEKKLIRVGHSPDPDDAFMFYALACDKIDTGNYRFEHELVDIETLNRRAFSGELELTAISIHAYAHLHDKYAICSCGASMGDNYGPMVIAKEKFTQDELKTKTIAVPGTLTSAFLGLRMYLGQEFEHVVVPFDEIIEVTAAGEYEGKKIDAGLIIHEGQLTYQRQDLQLIVDLGVWWHDRTDGLPLPLGANGIRKDMGEETIREVTRLLKESIVYGLENRQAALDYALQFGRGLDNQLADKFVGMYVNDWTIDFGERGRESVSRFLKEGHELGAIPDLITPEFVDG; encoded by the coding sequence TTGGCCGAGAAAAAACTGATCCGCGTAGGGCACAGCCCTGACCCGGACGATGCCTTCATGTTCTACGCACTGGCCTGCGACAAGATCGACACCGGCAACTACCGGTTCGAGCATGAACTCGTCGATATCGAAACACTCAATCGTCGGGCTTTTTCCGGCGAACTGGAACTGACCGCAATCAGTATCCATGCTTACGCCCACCTGCACGACAAGTACGCGATCTGCTCTTGTGGTGCCAGCATGGGTGACAACTACGGCCCCATGGTGATCGCCAAGGAAAAGTTCACGCAGGATGAACTAAAGACCAAAACGATTGCCGTCCCTGGCACGCTCACGTCCGCATTCCTCGGTCTACGCATGTATCTCGGGCAGGAATTCGAGCATGTTGTCGTTCCATTCGACGAGATTATCGAAGTCACTGCCGCTGGCGAGTACGAAGGCAAAAAGATCGATGCCGGTCTGATCATCCACGAAGGTCAATTGACCTATCAGCGACAAGACTTGCAACTGATCGTCGATCTCGGCGTCTGGTGGCACGATCGCACCGATGGGTTGCCACTTCCACTGGGTGCCAACGGCATTCGCAAGGACATGGGCGAAGAGACCATCCGCGAAGTGACCCGACTGCTGAAGGAAAGCATCGTCTACGGCTTGGAAAATCGCCAAGCGGCTCTCGACTATGCCCTGCAGTTCGGTCGTGGCTTGGACAACCAACTGGCGGACAAGTTCGTTGGCATGTACGTAAACGACTGGACGATCGACTTCGGCGAACGTGGTCGCGAATCGGTCAGCCGCTTCCTGAAGGAAGGCCACGAACTAGGTGCGATTCCGGATTTGATTACGCCGGAATTTGTCGACGGTTAG
- a CDS encoding thioredoxin family protein produces MVKTASTMLPLGTKAPDFSLLNVDSKTVSLADFADAKALVVIFMCNHCPFVKHLADDLAKFGRECQEKGVAVVAISSNDVANYPDDSPEQMVHEAENRGYTFPYLYDEDQSVAKAYKAACTPDFYVFDGEQKLAYRGQFDASRPGNDVAVTGEDLRKAVDAVVAGQPVPEPHMPSIGCNIKWIAGKEPEYFNPAGTA; encoded by the coding sequence ATGGTTAAGACTGCTAGTACCATGCTTCCGTTGGGAACGAAGGCTCCCGATTTCTCGCTTCTGAACGTCGACTCAAAGACAGTTTCTCTTGCTGATTTTGCCGATGCCAAGGCATTGGTGGTGATCTTCATGTGCAACCACTGTCCTTTCGTGAAGCACCTGGCCGACGATCTGGCCAAGTTTGGTCGTGAGTGCCAAGAGAAAGGCGTCGCCGTCGTCGCAATTAGCTCGAATGACGTCGCGAATTATCCGGACGACTCGCCAGAGCAGATGGTTCACGAAGCCGAAAACCGCGGCTACACGTTTCCATACTTGTATGACGAAGACCAGAGCGTTGCCAAGGCTTACAAGGCGGCCTGTACGCCAGACTTCTATGTCTTCGATGGCGAGCAGAAGTTGGCTTATCGCGGTCAGTTCGATGCCAGTCGACCTGGTAACGATGTCGCCGTGACGGGGGAAGACCTTCGCAAAGCGGTTGATGCAGTCGTCGCCGGACAGCCAGTTCCCGAACCGCACATGCCCAGCATTGGTTGCAATATTAAGTGGATTGCCGGGAAAGAACCGGAATACTTCAATCCAGCCGGTACGGCCTAA
- a CDS encoding TatD family hydrolase codes for MEWFDTHAHLFDEGLLPQIEDVLSRADEAGVKTMVAIGTTLEDSRICVELAERFPQVYASVGIHPNHSAEAKEGDLDAVESLMTHPKVVAIGETGLDRYWDFAPIELQKEYLQWHVEKSRQYQKPLVIHMRECEQDIVEWLEASKADGPLSGILHSYTGNVELAELGVACGMHISFAGMLTFKRNQELRDVAKTIPLERLLVETDCPYLSPEPCRKQRPNEPALVVHTGTCLAGERGMEPAELARVTTNNARKLFGIQST; via the coding sequence GTGGAATGGTTTGACACACATGCCCATTTGTTCGATGAAGGTCTTCTGCCTCAAATCGAAGACGTCCTTTCCAGGGCAGATGAAGCAGGCGTAAAAACGATGGTCGCCATTGGCACCACGCTGGAAGATAGCCGCATCTGCGTCGAACTGGCTGAACGATTTCCACAGGTGTACGCGTCGGTCGGCATTCATCCCAATCATAGTGCCGAGGCGAAGGAAGGCGATTTGGATGCGGTCGAATCGCTAATGACGCATCCCAAAGTGGTAGCGATCGGCGAGACGGGACTCGATCGTTACTGGGACTTTGCCCCGATCGAGCTGCAAAAGGAATATTTGCAGTGGCATGTCGAGAAGTCTCGCCAGTATCAAAAGCCGCTCGTGATTCATATGCGCGAATGCGAACAAGATATTGTCGAGTGGTTAGAGGCTTCCAAAGCAGATGGACCGCTCTCTGGAATCTTGCATTCGTACACCGGAAACGTCGAGCTGGCCGAACTAGGTGTCGCGTGCGGAATGCATATTAGCTTTGCAGGGATGCTGACTTTTAAACGGAACCAGGAGCTTCGCGACGTCGCGAAAACGATTCCGCTTGAACGCCTGTTGGTGGAAACCGATTGTCCTTACTTAAGCCCGGAACCCTGTCGCAAACAACGGCCCAATGAGCCAGCGTTGGTCGTACATACGGGGACTTGTCTGGCTGGTGAGAGGGGGATGGAACCTGCTGAGCTGGCACGTGTTACGACCAACAACGCACGAAAGCTGTTTGGTATTCAGTCGACTTAA
- a CDS encoding YbdK family carboxylate-amine ligase: MSKIEFRANNYPTLGVELELGVIDAQTMELSSSVQKILDACPEEEREQYKPELMQCCLEINTGICHTVGEAEQDLSAKIKRIETVLDKLGLNLWWGATHPFSRWKDQTVTPNQRYLDLLELLQEMARRLVTQGLHVHVGVESGDKAVMLCDRIMQYLPLLLALSSSSPYWEGRDTGLSSHRSKIMEGLPTAGIPTLMRNWSEYVWIVNHMVDTGFINTIREIWWDVRPHHNFGTVEVRICDMPGNFEDVLALTAMTQCLIVHLSREIDEGAYQHDCHPMMVRQNKWRAARFGTSARLVNSFTFDVETVPQMTKRLVTALAPLAKRLQCADYLEHCNVIANRPSWATQQRTLLQETGSAAEMVRILSQKSRLSKAAVSEDSTG; encoded by the coding sequence ATGTCGAAAATCGAATTTCGCGCCAACAATTACCCCACGCTCGGTGTGGAACTGGAACTAGGGGTTATTGATGCCCAGACGATGGAACTTTCGTCTTCGGTTCAGAAAATCTTGGACGCATGCCCGGAAGAAGAACGGGAACAATACAAGCCAGAACTGATGCAGTGCTGCCTCGAGATCAACACCGGCATCTGTCATACCGTCGGTGAAGCCGAGCAAGACTTGTCGGCCAAGATCAAACGCATTGAAACGGTCCTCGACAAGCTGGGGCTCAACCTTTGGTGGGGTGCAACGCACCCTTTTTCTCGTTGGAAAGATCAAACCGTCACGCCGAATCAGCGTTACTTAGATCTTCTCGAACTGCTGCAAGAGATGGCGCGACGCCTCGTCACGCAAGGCTTGCACGTCCATGTCGGTGTTGAATCAGGCGATAAAGCCGTGATGCTGTGCGACCGGATCATGCAGTATCTGCCGCTTCTTTTGGCGCTCTCCAGTTCCAGTCCCTACTGGGAAGGCCGCGATACGGGTCTTTCATCCCACCGCAGCAAAATCATGGAAGGACTCCCAACCGCTGGCATTCCAACGTTGATGAGAAACTGGAGCGAATACGTTTGGATCGTCAACCACATGGTCGACACAGGGTTTATTAATACCATCCGTGAAATCTGGTGGGACGTTCGCCCTCACCATAACTTCGGCACTGTCGAAGTCCGAATCTGCGACATGCCAGGCAACTTTGAAGATGTCCTGGCATTGACCGCAATGACTCAGTGCCTGATTGTTCATCTCTCCCGTGAGATCGATGAAGGAGCCTATCAGCACGACTGCCATCCAATGATGGTGCGGCAAAACAAATGGCGAGCTGCTCGCTTCGGTACGTCGGCCCGCTTGGTGAACTCGTTCACGTTTGACGTCGAAACGGTTCCGCAAATGACCAAGCGGCTTGTCACCGCACTGGCTCCGTTGGCCAAACGCCTGCAATGTGCCGACTATCTTGAGCACTGCAACGTCATCGCCAATCGCCCCAGTTGGGCCACTCAGCAAAGAACACTGCTGCAAGAAACAGGATCAGCGGCCGAGATGGTCCGAATTCTTTCGCAGAAGTCGAGACTATCCAAAGCCGCTGTTTCCGAAGATTCAACTGGCTAA
- the fliD gene encoding flagellar filament capping protein FliD, with protein MAGIQANTGLITGIPIAETVKQLLEVEAQPREALVTRTEAINAEAKAIAELTASVLSFQFTAKKFEKSTLFTTAKATSSNTSFLSAAVTGTPKTGNYQFTPIRTAQSQQFLSSGVASVTQPLSAGKIQISHGPRLDDGISLDQLNGGQGIQRGKIRITDRSGSSAAIDLSYAQTIDDVLSAINDNDTTQVTATVDGDRIKLTDTSGQTTSNLVVQAVGSSSTAADLGLEGINTASNSATGADLLNLHANTQLSALNDGNGISVNRSAADLSVSLRDGTSLEIDLGQAAAPEDFATASVKSGDARLSFTSVQSGSDYDGVQIIFQDNASVTKGSETVVFDETAKTLTFQIDAGKTTAADIISTLEDDATASQYFTASTVNNGLGNGIIDPAKDSVTTSATTGTASATTTSVDPNAVITLTAGGTGGSYDDVTIIFVDDAGVTAGAETVTYDDSDPDNKTLTVRIDAGNSTGANVIDAINNDPTASALFTASNGSGSDGSGLVDVSDTAVTAGGVLQSSATTPDDASNGQVNVTAKVKGANYDDFEISYVADGAVTQGNEVVEFDAEAKTITVRIAEGATTADDVVTALNGNTAFAATFTASKPTSAAGDRIIDASVSETTSKGEASEASEPQTLGQLIDAINAADPTKLRAQISDDGDSLELVDLTTDSGGTFAVTSINNSSTAEDLGLTGTASGGTLASRRLQSGLKSTLLTSLNGGQGLGTLGTISITDRSGASANVDLSSAETVEDLIELINGSGLSVSAKVNTSGTGISLNDASGSFDSNFIIANADGTNSAELLNIEHDSTSLTVNSGNLGQQFVNENTKLDDLKGGAGIERGKFLIKNSDGNTRLFDLSDTSIETVGDLIDKINAELSLNVEARINDNGDGIALIDKTSGSGKLTVTEGSSINTAASLGLLGTGVEKEVDGVTRTVIEGSQVTTINIEDGDTLQDVIDQINDADIGLSASSLNTGTGTNPVRLSLVSTTSGSKGRVVIDSSESQFRFDEIVEAQDALLLFGSASNASAGILTSSNTNKFSEVLEGVSLTINEASTSPVNVNIQISDEPLLKAAQEFVDQYNALRTKLDDNTFFNEADNSTGVLFGSNEALRVDTELGSLITSRLVGNGQFQSLEQLGFEINDTGKLSLNTTKLRNAFESDPEAVETFFTKETTGFAHKVFNLTEQFAGAGSSLLVSRAQTLQARADINTERILAMTARLERKSEQLLKQFYNLELTIGKLQSNTSALEGIQYISPDGT; from the coding sequence ATGGCAGGCATACAAGCAAATACCGGTTTAATCACCGGGATTCCGATCGCGGAAACCGTCAAGCAACTGCTTGAGGTCGAAGCACAGCCGCGCGAAGCCCTCGTCACGCGTACCGAGGCGATAAATGCCGAAGCCAAGGCCATCGCGGAACTTACCGCGAGCGTTCTAAGCTTTCAGTTCACCGCGAAGAAGTTCGAGAAGAGCACGCTCTTCACTACCGCCAAAGCAACGAGCAGCAACACGTCGTTCCTTTCGGCTGCTGTCACCGGAACGCCGAAGACGGGCAACTATCAGTTCACGCCCATCCGTACGGCCCAATCCCAACAGTTTCTCAGTTCTGGTGTCGCTTCCGTGACACAACCGTTGAGTGCTGGGAAAATTCAGATCAGTCACGGCCCTCGCTTGGACGATGGTATCTCGCTCGATCAACTGAACGGCGGCCAGGGTATTCAACGTGGCAAGATTCGCATCACTGACCGCAGCGGAAGCAGTGCCGCGATCGACTTAAGCTACGCCCAGACGATCGACGACGTTCTCAGCGCAATCAACGACAACGATACCACTCAAGTCACTGCCACGGTCGATGGCGATCGCATCAAGCTGACCGATACCTCGGGACAAACAACATCTAATTTGGTTGTTCAAGCGGTTGGTAGCAGCAGCACGGCTGCCGATCTTGGGCTGGAGGGCATCAACACGGCCTCGAATTCAGCGACCGGGGCGGACTTACTCAACCTGCACGCGAATACACAGCTTTCCGCACTGAATGATGGCAACGGTATTAGCGTCAACCGAAGTGCGGCCGACCTCTCTGTTTCACTAAGAGATGGCACTTCGCTGGAAATCGATCTTGGACAGGCCGCCGCGCCAGAGGACTTCGCCACCGCAAGCGTCAAGTCAGGCGATGCACGACTCAGCTTTACGTCGGTACAGTCAGGAAGCGACTACGACGGTGTCCAGATCATCTTCCAAGACAACGCTTCGGTAACCAAGGGTAGCGAAACGGTCGTTTTTGACGAAACGGCGAAGACGCTTACTTTTCAAATCGACGCAGGCAAGACAACCGCTGCCGATATCATTTCGACTCTGGAAGACGATGCGACGGCCAGTCAGTACTTTACGGCAAGTACCGTCAACAATGGTCTCGGCAACGGCATCATCGATCCTGCCAAAGATTCCGTCACGACGAGTGCCACCACCGGAACGGCCTCCGCGACAACGACGTCGGTCGACCCTAACGCAGTCATTACTTTAACGGCAGGTGGAACCGGCGGCAGTTACGACGACGTCACGATTATTTTCGTAGACGACGCCGGGGTCACTGCCGGAGCGGAAACGGTTACCTACGACGATTCCGATCCAGATAACAAAACGCTCACCGTTCGTATCGATGCTGGCAACTCGACCGGCGCGAACGTCATTGACGCGATTAACAACGACCCGACCGCAAGTGCCCTTTTCACCGCGTCGAACGGTTCTGGAAGCGATGGTAGCGGCCTGGTCGATGTTTCAGACACTGCCGTTACCGCTGGCGGCGTCCTGCAATCAAGTGCCACGACTCCCGATGATGCGTCCAATGGGCAAGTCAACGTCACGGCGAAAGTCAAGGGAGCAAACTACGACGACTTTGAGATCTCTTACGTCGCTGACGGTGCGGTTACACAAGGGAATGAAGTCGTTGAATTCGATGCGGAAGCGAAAACTATCACGGTTCGTATTGCTGAAGGAGCAACGACCGCGGACGATGTCGTCACAGCACTGAACGGCAACACCGCATTTGCGGCAACATTCACCGCCTCGAAACCGACCAGTGCGGCCGGCGATCGAATCATCGACGCTTCCGTCAGCGAAACAACTTCCAAAGGCGAAGCTTCCGAGGCGTCGGAACCGCAAACTTTGGGACAACTGATCGATGCGATCAACGCGGCGGATCCAACGAAATTACGAGCACAGATCAGCGACGATGGCGACAGCCTCGAACTGGTTGATCTGACGACCGACAGCGGTGGAACATTCGCGGTTACCAGCATCAACAACAGTTCGACGGCGGAAGATCTCGGGCTTACGGGAACCGCCTCCGGAGGTACGCTCGCCAGTCGCCGCCTTCAATCTGGTCTTAAGTCGACATTACTGACATCGCTCAACGGCGGTCAAGGACTTGGCACACTCGGCACGATTTCGATCACCGACCGGAGTGGGGCTTCGGCCAATGTCGATCTTTCGTCGGCAGAAACGGTCGAAGACCTGATCGAGTTGATCAATGGTTCCGGCCTGTCGGTCAGTGCCAAAGTGAACACCTCCGGCACCGGCATTTCACTGAACGATGCCAGTGGCTCGTTCGACAGTAATTTCATCATTGCCAACGCGGACGGCACCAACAGTGCCGAGTTGCTGAACATCGAGCACGACTCTACTTCGCTGACCGTCAATTCAGGCAATCTTGGACAACAGTTCGTCAACGAGAACACCAAGCTCGACGACCTCAAAGGAGGTGCTGGAATCGAGCGTGGCAAGTTCTTGATTAAGAATAGTGACGGCAACACGCGACTCTTTGATTTATCCGACACATCGATTGAAACTGTCGGTGACTTGATCGATAAGATCAATGCAGAACTCAGCCTCAATGTCGAAGCCCGGATTAACGACAACGGGGACGGCATTGCGTTAATCGACAAGACTTCCGGCTCTGGGAAGCTGACCGTCACCGAAGGCAGTTCCATCAACACGGCGGCAAGCCTCGGCTTACTAGGCACCGGGGTCGAGAAAGAGGTTGACGGAGTCACTCGGACCGTTATCGAGGGGTCGCAAGTCACCACTATCAACATTGAAGATGGGGACACGCTGCAAGACGTCATCGATCAAATCAACGATGCCGACATCGGTCTTTCGGCCAGCTCGCTAAACACTGGAACCGGCACCAATCCGGTCCGCCTGTCGCTGGTTAGCACCACCTCCGGAAGCAAGGGACGTGTGGTCATCGATTCGAGCGAATCCCAGTTCCGCTTCGATGAGATCGTGGAAGCCCAAGACGCGCTGCTGCTATTTGGTTCGGCCAGCAACGCTTCGGCAGGTATCCTTACCTCGTCCAATACGAATAAATTCAGCGAAGTTCTCGAAGGCGTTTCGCTCACCATCAACGAAGCTTCAACGTCGCCAGTCAATGTCAACATTCAGATCTCAGATGAACCGCTGTTGAAAGCGGCTCAAGAGTTCGTTGACCAGTACAACGCATTGCGAACCAAGCTCGACGACAACACCTTCTTCAACGAAGCCGACAACTCGACCGGTGTTTTGTTTGGTTCTAACGAAGCGTTACGTGTTGATACCGAGCTAGGCAGTTTGATCACGTCGCGTCTCGTTGGAAATGGCCAGTTTCAATCGCTGGAGCAACTTGGGTTCGAGATCAACGACACCGGCAAGCTGAGCTTGAATACTACCAAGCTGCGGAATGCATTCGAGTCGGATCCGGAAGCCGTTGAGACATTCTTCACCAAAGAAACCACCGGCTTCGCTCACAAGGTTTTCAATCTTACCGAGCAGTTTGCCGGGGCTGGTAGTTCACTGCTGGTCAGTCGTGCTCAAACGTTGCAGGCCCGCGCCGACATCAATACTGAACGCATCCTGGCAATGACAGCTCGTCTCGAACGGAAGTCGGAACAACTGCTCAAGCAGTTCTACAATCTGGAACTGACCATCGGCAAGCTGCAAAGCAATACGTCGGCTTTGGAAGGGATTCAATACATCTCGCCTGACGGAACGTAA
- the fliS gene encoding flagellar export chaperone FliS, with protein sequence MSFQSDSTENYLETEVLTATPQKLQLMMINGAIRFAYQAQHLRKQEEKEEAWESLLRCREIVAQILCSIKDDGSDLMRSVAGVYFFLFQELTELHAQDEYHRLEGVLNVLNEERETWEELCRQMPEAPERPREEEREITSSDAEEMMGSLDQASETQEQRSPTAFGYDPHSDYYPNSGGGISFDA encoded by the coding sequence ATGAGCTTCCAAAGCGATTCGACAGAAAACTACCTGGAAACCGAGGTCCTTACAGCGACCCCGCAGAAGCTCCAGTTGATGATGATCAACGGGGCCATTCGCTTTGCCTATCAGGCCCAGCACCTTCGCAAGCAAGAAGAAAAAGAAGAAGCTTGGGAAAGCTTGCTTCGCTGCCGCGAAATCGTCGCGCAGATTTTATGCAGTATCAAAGACGACGGAAGCGACTTGATGCGCAGCGTTGCTGGCGTGTACTTCTTCTTGTTTCAAGAGCTGACCGAACTGCATGCCCAAGACGAATATCATCGTCTGGAAGGGGTGCTGAACGTGTTGAACGAAGAACGCGAAACATGGGAAGAACTGTGCCGCCAGATGCCGGAAGCACCGGAGCGTCCTCGCGAGGAAGAACGCGAAATCACTTCGTCGGACGCGGAAGAAATGATGGGTTCGCTTGATCAAGCCAGCGAGACTCAAGAGCAGCGTTCGCCTACCGCGTTTGGCTACGATCCGCATAGCGATTACTACCCCAACAGCGGTGGTGGCATCTCTTTCGACGCCTAA